In Liquorilactobacillus nagelii DSM 13675, the following proteins share a genomic window:
- a CDS encoding sugar-binding transcriptional regulator, whose translation MNDKKNTSKYLSQLIAVSKMYYEKNMTQQQISETIHMHRTEISRLLKEARKLGIVKFTINDGMQDISTLEHFFIEKFNLKDALIVPTNVYEQNVLESLGTISAKYLEKLFHSNMTIGLSWGKTVAGTVKKVSSEHHLKNTTVIPLIAGPLGKLPNDYHANTIVIKLSQKLSANKSTLEAPAIVSSKEVMQELLNNPNNQSVVQKWNKLDVAIVGIGSDLITNQSRWKAFYKDTSFENEFKTSGGVGDILSQPFDYDGRIVDFSANIISLKLSDLMNVPNTIAIAEGNLKIKSIIGALRTGIINTLITTDLTAIKIKEELEKSQM comes from the coding sequence ATGAATGATAAGAAAAACACCTCTAAATATTTATCCCAACTAATAGCAGTTTCTAAAATGTATTACGAAAAAAATATGACTCAACAGCAAATAAGCGAAACAATTCACATGCATCGTACCGAAATCAGCCGTCTCTTAAAGGAAGCTCGAAAACTCGGAATTGTAAAATTTACAATCAACGATGGAATGCAAGATATTAGTACTTTGGAACACTTCTTTATTGAAAAATTCAATCTAAAGGATGCACTGATCGTCCCCACCAATGTCTATGAACAAAATGTACTTGAAAGTTTGGGAACTATTTCTGCAAAATACTTGGAAAAATTATTTCATTCAAATATGACAATTGGACTTTCTTGGGGAAAAACTGTTGCTGGCACCGTTAAAAAAGTTTCTTCCGAGCATCATTTAAAAAATACGACAGTCATTCCACTAATTGCTGGTCCGCTGGGAAAATTGCCGAATGACTACCATGCTAATACAATCGTCATCAAACTTTCACAAAAGTTGTCGGCAAATAAATCAACACTAGAAGCTCCAGCGATTGTCAGCTCTAAAGAAGTTATGCAAGAATTGCTCAATAATCCCAATAACCAATCAGTGGTTCAAAAATGGAATAAACTCGATGTAGCGATTGTAGGAATCGGAAGTGACTTAATTACTAATCAATCGCGCTGGAAAGCTTTTTATAAAGATACTAGTTTTGAAAATGAATTCAAAACTAGTGGTGGCGTTGGCGATATTTTGTCCCAACCTTTTGATTATGACGGAAGAATTGTCGATTTTTCTGCGAATATCATTTCTTTAAAGTTATCAGATTTAATGAACGTTCCTAACACTATTGCCATCGCTGAAGGAAATCTAAAAATCAAATCAATCATCGGTGCTTTAAGGACAGGAATAATCAATACTTTAA
- a CDS encoding SDR family oxidoreductase, which yields MTDWMDIKDKVFIVTGGSSGIGNAIVTELLSQGAKVVNADLNSSKLKSEQLLDVQTNLTDKEMVDHVIEKALERFGKIDGLVNNAGINLPRLLVDSKQTASKFELGLNDFQKMFAVNVQSMFLMSQAVARILVKQKRGVIVNMSSEAGLEGSEGQSVYSATKGAINGFTRSWSKELGHYNIRVVGVAPGIMEATGLRTLAYEEALAYSRNKTVEQLRAGYSNTSTIPLGRSGKLSEVADLVSYLLSDRSSYITGVTINVAGGKTRG from the coding sequence ATGACAGATTGGATGGATATAAAAGATAAAGTTTTTATTGTAACTGGAGGATCGTCAGGAATTGGTAATGCGATTGTAACTGAGCTACTCAGTCAAGGAGCTAAAGTTGTTAATGCTGACTTGAACTCATCCAAATTAAAAAGTGAACAATTGTTGGATGTTCAGACTAATTTAACTGACAAGGAAATGGTTGATCATGTTATTGAAAAGGCACTTGAACGTTTTGGAAAAATTGATGGTTTAGTTAATAATGCTGGTATCAATTTACCTCGGTTGTTGGTTGATTCTAAGCAGACAGCTAGTAAATTTGAGTTAGGTCTTAATGATTTTCAAAAAATGTTTGCTGTAAATGTTCAAAGCATGTTTTTGATGTCTCAGGCAGTTGCACGTATCCTAGTTAAACAAAAAAGAGGAGTCATTGTTAATATGTCCTCTGAAGCTGGCTTGGAAGGATCAGAGGGTCAAAGTGTTTACTCAGCAACAAAGGGGGCGATAAATGGTTTTACTCGTTCATGGTCTAAGGAGTTAGGTCACTATAATATTAGAGTTGTAGGTGTTGCCCCAGGAATTATGGAAGCAACTGGTTTGCGGACACTAGCTTATGAAGAAGCTTTGGCATATTCAAGAAATAAAACAGTTGAACAGTTGCGGGCGGGTTATAGTAATACATCAACAATTCCTTTAGGACGTAGTGGAAAATTATCTGAGGTTGCTGATTTGGTTAGTTATCTATT